One stretch of Candidatus Angelobacter sp. DNA includes these proteins:
- a CDS encoding thiamine pyrophosphate-dependent enzyme codes for MAEDKSVVQKVEAPPLTPLNLKPRLASTPRGTPKYPVKVKNGAGREVILADPRATRALVALMDVHAVNGGAACHWGGPAAFAEIMAAIHGVMFSVQGREWHEAFNFVNDAGHTENGIYALRANYGFGGLTFEDLKAFRSIKSQLTGHGESHLNPEGVLLSNGPLGSALPQSQGLAIADRVAGRDRVTICTVSDGASMEGEAKEAFAAIPGLAEKGRVNPFVLVISDNDTKLSGRITKDAFSMERTFAAMGALGWHVIDVRNGHDLQ; via the coding sequence ATGGCCGAAGATAAGTCCGTCGTCCAAAAGGTCGAAGCCCCGCCGCTGACCCCGCTCAACCTCAAGCCGCGACTTGCGTCCACTCCGCGTGGCACTCCGAAATATCCGGTCAAAGTCAAAAACGGCGCCGGAAGGGAAGTGATCCTCGCCGACCCTCGTGCGACGCGCGCCCTGGTCGCGTTGATGGACGTTCACGCCGTGAACGGCGGCGCGGCCTGTCACTGGGGGGGGCCGGCCGCATTCGCGGAAATCATGGCGGCGATCCATGGCGTGATGTTTTCGGTGCAGGGACGCGAATGGCATGAAGCGTTCAATTTCGTGAATGACGCGGGACACACCGAAAACGGCATTTACGCTCTTCGGGCCAATTACGGATTCGGTGGCCTGACTTTCGAAGACCTGAAAGCCTTCCGCAGCATCAAGAGCCAGTTGACGGGTCACGGTGAGTCGCATTTGAATCCCGAGGGCGTGCTGCTCAGCAACGGGCCGCTCGGTTCCGCGCTTCCGCAGTCGCAGGGGCTGGCCATCGCTGACAGGGTGGCGGGACGCGATCGGGTGACAATTTGTACCGTGAGCGACGGTGCTTCAATGGAGGGCGAAGCCAAAGAGGCGTTTGCCGCGATTCCCGGACTGGCAGAGAAAGGCCGCGTGAATCCCTTTGTGCTTGTGATATCGGACAATGACACGAAACTCTCCGGCCGCATCACCAAGGACGCCTTTTCGATGGAACGCACGTTCGCCGCAATGGGCGCCCTGGGCTGGCACGTAATCGACGTGCGCAACGGCCACGACCTGCAG